In the genome of Coraliomargarita sinensis, one region contains:
- a CDS encoding 2-dehydropantoate 2-reductase — MNLKEKSWGLVGPGAVGLYYGGLLAVDGRQLHVLARSDAAALKSQGIIISRIQAKTGEVLNETTIRPESVATDAGSIGPVDFVLIAAKSTVNERLIEPLKALVEPGRTAILTLQNGMGNAEFFARHFPENPILSGLCFVCVNRVAPGVVENYHPGRVEIGSLQDSWPELAQEAVGAFSAAGVKTNFSPVLDAALWRKLCWNVPFNGLSIAGGAITCDQILADPALKSRARRLMEEVRAAAASFGHEISDSFLDGQFTVTEKMGAYQPSSLIDFVEDRPVEVEAIWGEPLRRGIAAGLEMPELQRLHDSIVQAIQQREASARSQSL; from the coding sequence ATGAACCTCAAAGAAAAATCATGGGGACTCGTCGGCCCGGGGGCTGTCGGTCTCTATTACGGAGGCTTGCTGGCCGTAGACGGCCGTCAGCTCCATGTGCTGGCCCGGAGTGACGCCGCCGCGCTCAAGTCCCAGGGTATCATCATTTCAAGAATCCAGGCAAAGACCGGCGAAGTGCTGAACGAGACCACGATTCGACCCGAATCGGTGGCCACCGATGCCGGTTCGATAGGCCCGGTTGATTTTGTTCTGATCGCCGCCAAGTCGACGGTGAATGAACGGCTCATCGAGCCCCTCAAGGCGCTGGTCGAACCCGGGAGGACGGCGATCCTGACACTGCAGAATGGTATGGGGAACGCCGAGTTCTTCGCCCGTCATTTCCCCGAAAATCCGATCCTTTCCGGGCTCTGCTTTGTCTGCGTGAATCGTGTCGCGCCCGGCGTGGTCGAAAACTACCATCCCGGGCGGGTCGAAATCGGCTCGCTGCAAGACAGCTGGCCTGAACTGGCGCAAGAGGCGGTGGGCGCGTTTTCCGCCGCGGGGGTAAAGACAAACTTCTCGCCCGTGCTCGACGCCGCGCTCTGGCGTAAGCTCTGCTGGAACGTGCCGTTCAACGGGCTTTCCATCGCCGGAGGTGCCATCACCTGCGACCAGATTCTGGCCGACCCTGCGCTCAAGTCCCGCGCCCGTCGCCTGATGGAAGAAGTGCGTGCCGCCGCGGCCAGCTTTGGTCATGAAATATCCGATAGTTTTCTCGACGGGCAGTTCACCGTGACTGAAAAAATGGGGGCCTACCAGCCTTCCTCGTTGATCGACTTCGTTGAGGATCGTCCGGTCGAGGTCGAAGCGATCTGGGGCGAGCCGCTTCGGCGCGGAATAGCGGCGGGTCTTGAAATGCCCGAACTTCAACGACTGCACGACAGTATTGTTCAAGCCATTCAGCAGAGAGAGGCATCGGCCCGTTCGCAGTCACTCTAG
- the nadB gene encoding L-aspartate oxidase: protein MARKDASAQKQPSQRKTPDQGAPSNYDYDVIVVGSGIAGLSFALKVAEAGCKVAIITKKNSAESNTNYAQGGIAAVTSQTDDIEMHVADTVDAGDGLCDEEAVREILRDGPSCIDELIQRGVEFSQLGDGRVSLGREGGHSKRRILHVKDVTGKAIEKALLHSVETSENIDTLEHHFAVELITSAKLRRHGQTAPGFNRVLGLYALDTQSGEVETFKAGAVMLATGGIGQVYQYTTNPFIATGDGIAMAYRAGVEVRNLEFIQFHPTAFYTSDSDRFLISEAVRGEGAILRNLDGEAFMEHYDKRKDLAPRDIVARAIDSEMKKSGARHVWLDTRGIGLKTLHERFPNIYGYCAKRGLSLEKDMIPVVPAAHYLCGGVKTNLDSETSLAGLYACGEVACTGLHGANRLASNSLLEAVVMANRGAASVVEYMQKTSKVGNELPDWLDGDVRDSDERVVLLHNWDEVKRTMWDYVGIVRSTKRLERARTRIHTLEREINDYYWNFKVDESLLELRNMILVAHLIIECALQRKESRGLHYTLDYPVRAKEASDSSVHKL from the coding sequence ATGGCCCGTAAGGACGCGAGTGCTCAAAAACAACCGAGTCAGAGGAAGACCCCTGATCAAGGTGCGCCATCGAACTATGACTACGATGTGATTGTGGTGGGCAGTGGCATCGCCGGTCTTAGTTTTGCGCTGAAAGTGGCCGAGGCCGGCTGCAAGGTCGCGATCATCACCAAGAAGAATTCCGCGGAGTCCAACACCAACTACGCTCAGGGCGGCATCGCGGCAGTCACTTCACAGACGGACGACATCGAAATGCATGTCGCCGATACGGTGGACGCCGGCGACGGACTCTGTGATGAGGAAGCTGTTCGAGAGATCCTTCGGGATGGTCCGAGCTGTATCGATGAACTGATACAGCGTGGTGTGGAATTTTCGCAACTGGGGGACGGCCGCGTTTCCCTAGGTAGGGAAGGCGGACACTCCAAGCGTCGTATTTTACACGTCAAGGATGTGACCGGAAAAGCTATTGAGAAGGCTTTGCTTCATTCCGTCGAGACCTCGGAGAACATCGATACGCTGGAGCATCACTTTGCGGTCGAGCTCATTACGTCCGCCAAGCTCAGGCGCCATGGACAAACCGCTCCCGGTTTTAACCGTGTGCTTGGGCTCTATGCCCTCGATACTCAGAGTGGCGAGGTCGAGACCTTTAAGGCCGGTGCTGTCATGCTCGCTACGGGCGGTATCGGGCAAGTCTATCAGTATACCACCAATCCGTTCATTGCCACTGGGGATGGGATTGCCATGGCCTACCGGGCTGGAGTCGAGGTGCGTAATCTTGAATTTATTCAGTTCCACCCAACTGCTTTCTATACCAGTGATTCAGACCGCTTCCTGATCAGTGAGGCGGTACGGGGGGAGGGGGCCATCCTTCGCAATTTGGATGGCGAGGCATTCATGGAGCACTACGACAAGCGCAAGGACCTCGCGCCCCGCGATATTGTTGCCCGTGCCATCGATTCGGAGATGAAAAAATCGGGTGCCCGTCACGTCTGGCTCGATACCCGTGGGATCGGCCTCAAAACACTGCACGAACGTTTTCCTAATATTTACGGCTACTGCGCCAAGCGCGGTCTCTCTCTGGAAAAAGATATGATTCCGGTCGTGCCGGCCGCGCACTACCTGTGCGGTGGCGTGAAGACCAATCTCGACAGCGAGACGTCTCTGGCCGGGCTCTACGCCTGCGGTGAAGTGGCTTGCACCGGCCTGCACGGGGCCAACCGTCTTGCCAGTAATTCGCTTTTGGAGGCTGTGGTGATGGCCAACCGCGGGGCTGCTTCGGTGGTGGAATACATGCAGAAGACGTCGAAAGTAGGGAATGAGCTTCCTGACTGGCTTGATGGCGACGTGCGTGATTCCGACGAGCGGGTGGTTCTCTTGCACAACTGGGATGAAGTGAAGCGCACCATGTGGGATTACGTCGGCATCGTCCGGAGCACCAAGCGCCTCGAACGTGCCCGCACGCGCATCCATACCCTGGAGCGGGAAATCAATGACTACTATTGGAACTTCAAGGTGGATGAAAGTTTACTCGAGCTGCGCAACATGATTCTGGTGGCCCATTTGATTATCGAATGCGCTCTGCAGCGTAAGGAAAGCCGCGGGCTGCACTACACGCTCGATTATCCGGTCCGCGCAAAAGAAGCTTCCGACTCTTCAGTGCATAAGCTCTGA
- the panC gene encoding pantoate--beta-alanine ligase: MQTIQSVNEMQSHAIGLRSSGHLIGLVPTMGSLHEGHLSLIDIAKERADKVIVSIFVNPTQFGPSEDYEKYPRVLEEDLEKCRERGVDIVFNPSVSEMYPKGYSTYVNEEHISAGLCGISRPHHFRGVTTVCLKLFNIARPDIAIFGQKDAQQCAVIKKMVTDLNLPTEVLVGPTVREPDGLALSSRNAYLTDVQRNEALSISKALHIAKGMVDQGTRSVDRIVAEITHHLSLHRRVRVIYVQVVEKDTMEPATEILPGKQLVTLAAWVDQTRLIDNIEL, translated from the coding sequence ATGCAGACAATTCAATCGGTCAACGAAATGCAGTCTCACGCCATCGGGCTACGCTCGAGCGGTCATCTTATCGGCTTGGTCCCCACCATGGGGAGCCTTCATGAAGGACATTTGTCGCTGATTGATATTGCCAAGGAAAGGGCAGACAAAGTCATCGTTTCGATTTTTGTCAACCCCACCCAGTTCGGTCCGAGCGAGGACTACGAGAAATATCCCCGCGTTTTGGAGGAAGATCTGGAAAAATGCCGGGAGCGGGGCGTGGACATTGTCTTTAATCCGTCCGTCTCTGAAATGTACCCCAAAGGCTACTCGACTTACGTGAACGAGGAACACATCAGTGCCGGCCTTTGCGGGATCTCCAGACCGCACCACTTTCGTGGCGTGACCACGGTTTGCCTGAAACTTTTCAATATCGCCAGGCCGGACATCGCCATTTTTGGCCAGAAAGACGCCCAGCAATGCGCCGTCATCAAGAAAATGGTGACGGACCTGAACCTGCCGACAGAAGTTTTGGTCGGGCCGACGGTGCGAGAACCGGACGGTCTGGCCCTCAGTTCCCGTAATGCTTATCTGACCGACGTGCAGCGTAACGAGGCACTGAGTATTTCCAAGGCGCTCCACATCGCAAAGGGAATGGTCGATCAGGGGACCCGCAGCGTGGACCGGATTGTGGCCGAAATTACCCACCATCTCTCACTACATCGCCGCGTTCGTGTGATCTATGTGCAGGTTGTGGAAAAAGATACGATGGAGCCCGCAACGGAAATTCTCCCCGGCAAGCAGCTGGTGACGCTTGCCGCCTGGGTCGATCAAACGCGCTTGATCGATAATATTGAACTGTGA
- a CDS encoding M48 family metallopeptidase — protein sequence MRRESWMRSKVNRPEFISSSGRVLSVAVRRRKGTRHMRLSIDLHNQIVASLPWHCSDRACQKFIDQNRNWLEKQINAAPEVSGLREWLKQSPRLSAGGRSLAVSMHLSSTARAHYRINVQGSCIEFYLPDGSGEVTRYNLVLQFAKAALSDRAAELASRIGVTYRRLSVRNQSSRWGSCSSRGTISLNWRLVLIEPRLQDYVIYHEFAHLTEMNHSRRFWTLLDRYDPQREEHEKELDALTPKIMRVRW from the coding sequence ATGCGCAGGGAATCGTGGATGCGCTCGAAGGTGAATCGACCTGAGTTTATAAGTTCGTCCGGGCGGGTCTTGTCCGTAGCGGTGCGCCGGCGCAAAGGCACACGCCACATGCGGTTGAGTATTGATTTGCACAACCAGATCGTTGCCTCCTTGCCCTGGCATTGCTCGGACCGGGCCTGTCAGAAGTTTATCGACCAGAATCGAAACTGGCTAGAGAAGCAAATCAATGCGGCCCCCGAAGTATCCGGTCTGCGCGAGTGGTTGAAGCAATCGCCCAGGCTTTCTGCTGGGGGCCGAAGTCTGGCCGTGAGTATGCACCTGTCATCCACCGCACGGGCGCACTATCGGATAAATGTACAGGGCTCGTGCATCGAGTTCTATCTTCCGGATGGCTCGGGTGAAGTGACGCGCTACAATCTGGTTTTGCAGTTTGCCAAAGCGGCCCTCTCGGATCGTGCCGCTGAGCTGGCATCGCGAATCGGTGTAACTTACCGGAGGCTCAGTGTGCGAAACCAATCGAGCCGCTGGGGCTCCTGTTCCTCCAGAGGGACGATCTCCCTGAATTGGCGGCTGGTTTTGATCGAGCCGCGGTTACAGGATTACGTTATCTATCATGAGTTCGCTCACTTAACGGAAATGAACCACTCCAGGCGTTTTTGGACCCTGCTTGACCGATATGATCCTCAGCGCGAGGAACACGAAAAAGAACTTGATGCGCTGACCCCGAAAATCATGCGGGTGCGATGGTGA
- a CDS encoding MazG family protein has product MAAIDDLIETVAALRDPETGCPWDIEQDHQSLAECLVDECCELLQTIDRADIPHMEEELGDVLLQVVMHAQLAGEAGHFDFEGVCALVNEKLVRRHPHVFGENTDIKGSDAVLKQWDAIKAEEKKRGPEQKGRFKDLPQQLPALMYAKDVFKQIQKQEMKADHLLDNGSIRDCADSFETEEELGQKLFEIAAACRLKKLDPESALRRHAQGIVDALEGEST; this is encoded by the coding sequence ATGGCTGCAATAGATGATTTAATTGAAACGGTGGCGGCGCTCCGGGATCCGGAGACAGGCTGCCCGTGGGACATTGAACAAGACCATCAATCTTTGGCGGAATGCCTTGTCGATGAGTGTTGCGAGTTGCTGCAAACCATTGATCGTGCGGATATTCCGCATATGGAGGAGGAACTCGGTGACGTTCTGCTTCAGGTGGTCATGCACGCGCAACTGGCCGGAGAAGCGGGGCATTTTGATTTTGAGGGGGTATGCGCTTTGGTCAACGAGAAGCTCGTCCGCCGTCATCCGCATGTCTTCGGTGAAAACACCGATATCAAAGGTTCGGACGCGGTGTTGAAACAATGGGACGCGATCAAGGCGGAGGAAAAGAAACGCGGCCCGGAACAAAAAGGACGTTTCAAGGACTTGCCCCAACAGTTGCCTGCACTGATGTACGCCAAGGATGTTTTCAAACAGATACAAAAACAGGAAATGAAGGCCGATCATCTCCTCGATAATGGTTCCATACGTGACTGCGCGGACAGTTTCGAGACGGAGGAAGAGCTGGGCCAAAAGCTTTTCGAGATAGCAGCAGCTTGCCGCTTGAAGAAGCTCGACCCGGAAAGTGCACTGCGCCGGCATGCGCAGGGAATCGTGGATGCGCTCGAAGGTGAATCGACCTGA